From the genome of Nitrospirota bacterium:
CTGGGCATCCGGCTCGATGCTCCATTGCCCAGCCGGCCCTTCGCCCGTCGTGCCAGCCGAGAACCCGGCCGGCGGTTGTCCCGGCTTTTCTCCGTCGAAATTCCAGAGGTGCCGCCGGTCTAATTCGGGCTGGATGGCATCATTGGCATTGCTCCCCCCTTGCGCCTGGACCGGCGCCGGCCCCGCACTCGACATGAGGCACCATCCCAGCAGGAGTCCCGTCAGGAGGCCATACCGCTTCACGTTCATAATCCTCATAAGCAGCCGCCGTCGATTCGCAGACACGATCAATGATCGTGTCTGTCGTTCACTTTTGCCACGCCGGCGCACGCTCCGTCAAGCCCTCGCCTGACGACTCCTTCTAGGCTTGCACGATCCCGTTCCCTGCCTCCTTTAATCTGGCTACGGCATCCGTCTCGCCCAGCACCACCAAGGTGCAACCCGGCCTCAACAGAGCGTCCGACGGAGGCACATAAAGAAACTTATCGGCTCCCGGCTCCTTCAGTGCCATCACCAACACGTTGGAATTGGCGATGATGCGCTCCACCAGTTTCGTGCCGGCCAACGTGCTACCGGGTTGCACTTGGACTTCCTCCACGCGCATGGCCTTATCCATGTCGCGCAGCATCAAATCCAGAAAGCTGACCACGGTGGGGCGGACCATCTCGCTGACCAGCCGCATCCCGCCGATGAACTGCGGCGACACGACGGCGTCGGCCCCGGCGCTTTTGATGCGATGGGACAGTTTGACATCGTGCGCCTGGGCCACAATCCGGATCTTGGGGTTGAGCTGCCGACAGGTCATAGCCAGCACCAGGTTGTCCCGGTCGTTGGGCAGGGCGCACAGGACGCCGGCGGCGACTGTGATCCCGGCCTGCGCCAACACCGCTTCGTCGGTCGCGTCCCCCACGACGTAGGGAAACGGCTGTTTGGCCGCCAGTTTTTTGACCTGCGCTTCATCCGTATCCACGGCCACGAACGGCCGCTTCGTCGCCAACAATTCCTCAATCACATAACGCCCCACATCCCCCGCGCCACACACCAGGCAATGGTCCCGCAAGGCCGCGATACTCTTCTCCATCTTGCGCCTCTCTATGATCTCTTTCAGATCGCCCTCGACGACGAAGGCCGTCATTTGGCTCAACGCATAACCCATAGTGCCCAGGCCGATCACGATCACGAGCATCGTGTAAATCCGGTCCGCCGCCGTGGTGACCGGCACCAACTCCCCGTAGCCCACAGTAAAGGTCGAGACCACCGTCATGTAGAGACATTGCAGGTAGGTGATCTCTGATCCGTCCTGATTCGTGCGGCCCTGGTTGATCATCCAGTAGCCGCCCGCCAGCGCGAGATTCACGCCGGCGATCAACACGAAGGCAATGATGAGGCGACGGTAGCGGGCCATCGGTCTATGCGAGGCTCCGGGTCATACGGTCCCGTCAGAGAGGACGGCAGAGTCTAGCCGGGCATGAGGGGAAAATCCAGCGACGATCACCGTTCGCGGGCGGATTCCTTCAGAGACTTCAGCAACGGGCTCAGGATGAACTCGATCAGACGCCGCTGGCCGGTCTGGATATCCACGGTGACGGCCATCCCGGGCGAGAGCGTCACCACCTTGTCGCCGAGATCGATGGTCGAACGCTCCATGCTTACCCGAGCCGCATACACCAGGCCGACCTTCTCCTGTTCAATCGCGTCGTCGGAGACCGTCAACACCTTGCCGGGAATCGCGCCGTAGATGGTAAAGGGAAAGGTTTCAATCTTGACTTCGACCGGCTGCCCCTCTTTGACGAACCCAATGTCCTTGTTCTCGACCATGGCTTCCACTTCCAGTTGGTGCTCCCTGGGCACCACAAGCATCAACTGTTGCGCGGGCGTCACCACCCCACCGATCGTATGGACAGCGAGCTGCTGGACGACGCCATCGATCGGCGCGATCAGCCGCTGCTGGCCGGTCTTCTGGCCGGCTTTCACCGCTTCCTGGGCCAGCGAGGAGGCTTTAGTTTCGTTGGCGGCCAATTCGGCCATCCGACCCTGCTGGATATCCGACTTCATCCGATCGTAGTTCCGCTCCGCCTCAGCGAGCGCCGCCTGGTCCTGATTCAGCCTCTTCTTCTGGCTTTCCAGGTTCTGCACCGCTTCGACCCGGGCTTGCTCCGCGTCCAGATATTGCAACTCCGCCACATACTGGTCCTTGAGCAGCTTCCTATAGGCTTCGGCTTTTTGCGTGAGCATCGGCAGCGTGGTTTGAAGTTTCGTGATCTCGCTCTTGGTGCCGTCAATTGCCGCCTTGCGCTGCTCGACCTGCTGCTGCACGGCTCCCAGCCTGGCCCGCTGCTCGGCCAACTGATCGTGCAGGAGCTGAAGTTGGAGTTCCACATAGTGGGGATCCGAACCGGGCGGCACTTCGATCGTGTCTTTCCACGCAAGCAGGGCGCGCAAACGCGCGCTCTCCATTTTGGCGGCGCGGTACTCGTTGGCGGTCTTCTCCTCGTCCGCCGCATTCATCGTCGAATCCAGGTCGATCAGGACGTCGCCGGCCTTCACTTCTTGCCCGTCCCGGACGTGGATCGCGGAGATGACGCCGCTCTCCAGCGGTTGGATCACTTTCGAATAGCCGCTCGGGATGATCTTGCCCTGCGCGACCGACACGATGTCCATCGTCCCGACCGTCGCCCACACGACCGCCGATACGAAGAGCCCGATGATTAGCCAGGTGATCGCCCGGCCGATCGGCGAGGGCGGGGACTCCTGGATTTCCAACACAGCAGGCAGGAACTCCGCTTCCCTGGCGCTCAGCGCGAGGCTCTTGGCTTCTTTCTGCTGCTCCAGCCAGGCCCCGCGCCAGACATCCAAGTGCCGGCCAAGCGTGGCGGGCGGCCCTTTGCCGCCTTCGGATTCAGGCGATGGCATAGAGCCCTCTTTGTTGCCGGTAGAGGCGGGCGTAATAGCCGTTGAGCCTGAGCAGGTGCTCGTGTGTCCCCTGCTCCGTGAGTTCGCCCTTCTCGATGACAAGAATGACGTCGGCGCGTTGGACCATGTTCAGCCGATGCGCGATCATGAAGACCGTCCGCCCCTTGCAGATCTGGGCGAGGTTCTGCTGGATGATGGCCTCCGACTCATAGTCCAACGCGCTCGTGGCTTCGTCGAAGATCAGCAATCGCGGATTGGTGATCAGCGCGCGGGCGATCGCGATTCGTTGACGCTGTCCGCCGGACAAGGTGCTGCCGTGCTCCCCGATGACCGCGTCATAGCCTTGCGGGAGCTCCATGATGAAGTCGTGCGCCCCGGCCAGTTTGGCGGCCTGCATGACCCGGTCCATCGAAAAGCCCGGATCCGCCAGCGCGATATTCTCGCGGACCGTCCGGTTGAACAGGTAGTTCTCCTGCAGCACCACCCCGATCTGGCGACGGAGCCACGCCGGGTCCACCTGGGCCAGATCAATCCCGTCCACCAGCACGCGGCCCTTTCCCGGGAGGTACAAGCGCTGCACGAGTTTGGTGATCGTGCTCTTGCCGGACCCGGACGCGCCCACGATCCCGACCATCGCGCCGGCCGGCACCTCAAACGACACCTTGTGGAGCACCTCAGGCCCGTCCGCCCGGTAGCGGAACTCCACGCTGTCGAAGGTCACGGCGCCGGCGATCCGCGACAAGGTCGTCTGCCCGGGTCGATAGGAAGGCTCCGTCGGCGCGTTCAGAACATCTCCCAGCCGTTTGACCGAAATGCCCACCTGCTGAAACTCCTGCCACATCTGGGCCAGGCGCATGATGGGACTGGTGACGAGACCGGCGATCATATTGAAGGCGATCAATTGCCCCACGCTCAAGTCCCCACTCAGCACCAGCTGGGCGCCCGCCCACAAGACCGTAATAGTCGTGACCTTTTGGATAAAGACCGCCGCCTGGCCTCCGAACGTGACGAGGGTCGCGGCGCGGAAACTGGCCGTGACGTAGGCCGCCACCTGCTCCTCCCACTTGCGCTGGAAGGCCGGCTCCACCGCCATCGCCTTGACCGTCTGGATCCCCGTAACCGTTTCCACCAGGAAGGCCTGGTTCTCCGCATTGCGGTTGAACTTCTCGTTGAGCCGGGCGCGGACGGTCGGGGTCACGAGGAACTTGACGCCAGCGTACAGCGGGAACGAGCCGACCACGATCATGGTCAGGATGGGGCTGTAGACGAGCAGAAGTCCCACGAAAACCAGCGCAAAGAATAGGTCGATGACGAGCGTCACGGAGGTGCTCGTCAGGAAGTGCCGGATGGTTTCCAACTCACGGACGCGGGCGACCGTGTCCCCGACCCGGCGGGCCTCGAAATAGCTCAGGGGGAGCGTCAACACGTGCCGGAACAGCTGCGCCGCGAGTCCGACGTCGATTCGGTTGGTCGTGTGGGAGAAGAGGTACGTCCGCAAGGCTCCGAGGCTCGCGTCGAAGACCGCCATGGTCAGCATGCCGACGGCCAACACGTTGAGCGTCGTCAGGCCCTTATGGATGAGAACCTTGTCAATGAGCACCTGCGTGAAGAGCGGCGTCAGGATGGCGAAGCCCTGGAGAAAAAATGAGGCCAGAAGGACTTCGCCGAGCAGGGCCCGGTATTTGACGATGGCCGGAATGAACCAGGTGAAATCAAAATGACGATCTTTATTGCTGAGGGAGGCCCGTTTGGCTAGAAAGAGCAGGCGGCCCGTCCAAGCCGGCTCGAACTGTTCGCGGGTCTGCAGGAGAGGACGCGGGTCACGGGGATCCT
Proteins encoded in this window:
- a CDS encoding potassium channel protein translates to MARYRRLIIAFVLIAGVNLALAGGYWMINQGRTNQDGSEITYLQCLYMTVVSTFTVGYGELVPVTTAADRIYTMLVIVIGLGTMGYALSQMTAFVVEGDLKEIIERRKMEKSIAALRDHCLVCGAGDVGRYVIEELLATKRPFVAVDTDEAQVKKLAAKQPFPYVVGDATDEAVLAQAGITVAAGVLCALPNDRDNLVLAMTCRQLNPKIRIVAQAHDVKLSHRIKSAGADAVVSPQFIGGMRLVSEMVRPTVVSFLDLMLRDMDKAMRVEEVQVQPGSTLAGTKLVERIIANSNVLVMALKEPGADKFLYVPPSDALLRPGCTLVVLGETDAVARLKEAGNGIVQA
- a CDS encoding HlyD family type I secretion periplasmic adaptor subunit; this encodes MPSPESEGGKGPPATLGRHLDVWRGAWLEQQKEAKSLALSAREAEFLPAVLEIQESPPSPIGRAITWLIIGLFVSAVVWATVGTMDIVSVAQGKIIPSGYSKVIQPLESGVISAIHVRDGQEVKAGDVLIDLDSTMNAADEEKTANEYRAAKMESARLRALLAWKDTIEVPPGSDPHYVELQLQLLHDQLAEQRARLGAVQQQVEQRKAAIDGTKSEITKLQTTLPMLTQKAEAYRKLLKDQYVAELQYLDAEQARVEAVQNLESQKKRLNQDQAALAEAERNYDRMKSDIQQGRMAELAANETKASSLAQEAVKAGQKTGQQRLIAPIDGVVQQLAVHTIGGVVTPAQQLMLVVPREHQLEVEAMVENKDIGFVKEGQPVEVKIETFPFTIYGAIPGKVLTVSDDAIEQEKVGLVYAARVSMERSTIDLGDKVVTLSPGMAVTVDIQTGQRRLIEFILSPLLKSLKESARER
- a CDS encoding type I secretion system permease/ATPase: MGEDVTPQAPTDSAAIDTGLSCLLIVARFHGVPADGVQLRHQFAQGGAPLGETELLQAAKQLGFRSGVMDSDWSRLAVLPLPAIAVLADGRFVVAAKADAERVLIQDPRDPRPLLQTREQFEPAWTGRLLFLAKRASLSNKDRHFDFTWFIPAIVKYRALLGEVLLASFFLQGFAILTPLFTQVLIDKVLIHKGLTTLNVLAVGMLTMAVFDASLGALRTYLFSHTTNRIDVGLAAQLFRHVLTLPLSYFEARRVGDTVARVRELETIRHFLTSTSVTLVIDLFFALVFVGLLLVYSPILTMIVVGSFPLYAGVKFLVTPTVRARLNEKFNRNAENQAFLVETVTGIQTVKAMAVEPAFQRKWEEQVAAYVTASFRAATLVTFGGQAAVFIQKVTTITVLWAGAQLVLSGDLSVGQLIAFNMIAGLVTSPIMRLAQMWQEFQQVGISVKRLGDVLNAPTEPSYRPGQTTLSRIAGAVTFDSVEFRYRADGPEVLHKVSFEVPAGAMVGIVGASGSGKSTITKLVQRLYLPGKGRVLVDGIDLAQVDPAWLRRQIGVVLQENYLFNRTVRENIALADPGFSMDRVMQAAKLAGAHDFIMELPQGYDAVIGEHGSTLSGGQRQRIAIARALITNPRLLIFDEATSALDYESEAIIQQNLAQICKGRTVFMIAHRLNMVQRADVILVIEKGELTEQGTHEHLLRLNGYYARLYRQQRGLYAIA